The following DNA comes from Mycobacterium sp. MS1601.
GACGACGTTGCGGCCCTTGGGGCCCAGCGTCACCTTTACCGCGTCGGCGAGGGCATTGAGGCCCCGCTCGAGGCCGCGACGGGCCTCTTCATCGTACGCAATGGTCTTGGCCATAACGAAGTGAATCCTCCGGATGTATAAGGCACGGCCAGGGCGACCGGTTGCGGGTCGCCCCATAAGCTGCGGTCGGCTGCAGTGCCCGCGACGGACGGTGCGGGTGTGCGACCCGACCTCACCTTGCCGACCTAGCACTCACGTGATGCGAGTGCCAACGTCATTCTTAGCACTCGCCTATGCCGAGTGCAAGGTCGATCGGGAGAACATCGGTGCCACACTTTCCCCATGGCTGACGTGCCGCGATCCAGCCCGCCCACCCGGCGGTCACGGCTGCCGTGGGTCGCCGCCGCCACCGCCGTCACCGTCGCCATCCTGGCGGTCGTCATCACCAGGCCGGGCGGCGCCGGGCCAAGGCTGGGCACCGAGACCACGATCAACCTCGGCGGCGCACTCGGTTCACTGACGTTCGCCCCCACGGCCGGCGGGCTCTTCGGCGTCACCGACGCAGCCGTCATGGTGGTGGATCCGACGAGCGACGGACCGCCGCGACGACTGCGGGCGCCGACGAACCCGGTCGACGGATCGGTGGCGGTGGATCCTGTGACCAACACCGCGTGGGTGAGCAACAACGACCGCACCGGCAACCTTCGGAACCGGCGCCTGTCGATCCTGGACATCAGCACCGGGCGATTCGTGGAGACGATGATGCTGCCGCATTCGGTGATCGACATCGCCATCGATGCCGCGGCCCGGCGGGTCTTGGTGATCCACCGGCCCGACGACCAGCAGCATGCAGATGCACTCGCGCCCGCGTGGATCACCGTCATGGACGCCGACTCCCACAACGAGGTCGCCACCGTCGAGGTGCCATTTCCCGCCTACGAGGTGACGATCGCCACCGGCAATGGCCAGGCCGTCGTCACCGGCCGGATGGGCGCCACCCTGTTGTCCACGAATGACCTGACGGTCAACGACGTCGGGATACGACCGCAGTCGAGCCTGACCGTCGCCGCGGTGGACCCGAAATCCGCGACGGCATACGTGCTCTCCTCGGACACTCTCTACACCGTCGACATGGCCGAACACACCGTCGACGAGGCTGCGTCGCCGGCACGGCCCGGCCTCGGACAGTTCGCCGTCGACCCCGAGGGCAGGCTCATCCTGGTGGATGCGGACCGTGTGCTCAAGGTCGTCGACCCGGACTCGCTGGATGTGCTGGCATCACGGCCGGCGCTGAAGACGGATCGGACCCAGCTCGCAGTGGATCCGAAATCGGGCACGATCTTCGTCGCCGACGGCACCGAACTGACGGTCATCGAGCGCCCGTGACCCGCAACCCGTCGACAATCACCTCGGCAGCGCGCTCGGCCACATCGTCTCCGTACAGCTGCGCCGATTTGCACACCAGCATCAGCGCCTTGACCTCCATGACCCCCACGTCACGACGGACCGTGCCGGCATTCTGGGCGGCGGTCAGCAACTCGGCAAGGGTGGCGAGGAAGCCCGCTTCGGCACCCGGCGCCGCCGTCGCGAGGTCGATCCCGTACCCGGCCAGCGCATCGGCCAGGCCGTGATCGGTGGGAAATGTGCGGACCATGACACCCAGGAAGGCGAACAGCGCCTCGCCG
Coding sequences within:
- a CDS encoding TetR/AcrR family transcriptional regulator, encoding MGEHARPLRADAARNRARVLEVAYDTFAAEGLAVPIDEIARRAGVGAGTVYRHFPTKEELFCAVFSDRIRRIGEQARELLESEGPGEALFAFLGVMVRTFPTDHGLADALAGYGIDLATAAPGAEAGFLATLAELLTAAQNAGTVRRDVGVMEVKALMLVCKSAQLYGDDVAERAAEVIVDGLRVTGAR